One Panicum virgatum strain AP13 chromosome 9K, P.virgatum_v5, whole genome shotgun sequence genomic region harbors:
- the LOC120651009 gene encoding 5-pentadecatrienyl resorcinol O-methyltransferase-like — protein MALSEESKALLQAQVELWNQTFSFMKSVALAVALDLRIADAIHHHGAAATLPQILAGIGISPCKLGGLRRLMRVLTVAGTFTTIQPPENSSGGHDEPVYKLSTISCLLTTSDAGGETSTSCLSPMLSHVLNPFHDSELSMGLVAWFRHDEEPGKCPYARMHGATVWEMCGSSDAVNTSINNAMAADSRFLMRVVLEEYGETIFRGVDSLVDVAGGVGGSSATIAAAFPSLKLTVLDLPHVVAKAPSVSNVQFVAGDMFEIIPPANAIFLKYVLHDWGDDKCIKILKNCKQAIPSKDAGGKVIIIDIVVGSSPSDIKLLETQVLCDLDIMKIGGVERDGQEWKKIFLAAGFKDYNIMPLGLRSVIELYP, from the exons ATGGCGCTCAGCGAGGAAAGCAAGGCCTTGCTCCAAGCCCAGGTCGAGCTCTGGAACCAGACCTTCAGCTTCATGAAGTCGGTGGCGCTTGCGGTTGCCTTGGACCTCCGCATCGCCGACGCCATCCACcaccacggcgccgccgccaccctccctcAGATACTCGCTGGGATTGGCATCAGCCCGTGTAAGCTTggtggcctccgccgcctcatGCGTGTTCTCACCGTCGCGGGAACCTTCACCACCATCCAGCCACCAGAAAACTCATCAGGCGGGCACGACGAGCCTGTCTACAAGCTTTCGACAATCTCCTGCCTCCTCACGAcgagcgacgccggcggcgagacctCGACGAGCTGCTTGTCCCCTATGCTAAGCCACGTGCTCAACCCTTTCCATGACTCGGAGCTCAGCATGGGCCTCGTCGCGTGGTTCCGGCACGATGAGGAGCCCGGCAAGTGCCCGTACGCCCGGATGCACGGCGCGACCGTGTGGGAGATGTGCGGGAGCAGCGACGCGGTGAACACGTCCATCAACAACGCCATGGCCGCGGACAGCCGCTTCCTGATGCGGGTCGTCTTGGAGGAGTATGGTGAGACCATCTTCCGCGGGGTCGACTCACTGGTCGACGTGGCCGGCGGTGTCGGCGGATCctccgccaccatcgccgccgcgttTCCATCTTTGAAGTTAACGGTGCTGGATCTCCCTCATGTTGTCGCCAAGGCTCCGTCTGTTAGCAACGTGCAGTTTGTTGCGGGCGACATGTTTGAGATCATTCCACCCGCTAATGCTATCTTCCTAAAG TACGTCCTGCATGACTGGGGTGATGACAAGTGCATCAAGATATTGAAGAATTGCAAGCAAGCTATCCCTTCAAAAGATGCAGGCGGAAAGGTAATAATCATAGATATCGTGGTTGGATCTAGCCCGTCAGATATTAAGCTCCTGGAGACGCAAGTTTTGTGTGATCTCGACATCATGAAAATTGGCGGGGTTGAACGAGACGGGCAGGAGTGGAAGAAGATATTCCTTGCAGCTGGATTCAAGGACTACAATATTATGCCGCTTGGTCTCCGGTCGGTTATTGAGCTCTATCCATGA